In Chryseobacterium lactis, a single genomic region encodes these proteins:
- a CDS encoding isoaspartyl peptidase/L-asparaginase has translation MKLIIHGGFFSESDQSHEVKTAKQNSLKEIAQKAFEYLQTHSAFDTAAYAVSLLEDNPLYNAGIGSQIQSDGVIRMSAAIMNGETQKLSGVINIQDVKNPVFVAKDLIGEDDRVLGGRGAKQYATEHGFENFSTEIPQRRSEYEAKLNNGGKGTVGCVAIDKEGKLAVATSTGGKGFEIPGRISDSATVAGNYANAFCAVSCTGVGEDIVSNATAAKIVTRVTDGMSLQNAFTKTFDELKVIDGFAGAIAIDKEGNVYHQDSYPTMVFASFDGENFDIFS, from the coding sequence ATGAAGCTCATCATTCACGGTGGTTTTTTTTCAGAAAGCGATCAAAGCCATGAAGTAAAAACTGCAAAACAGAACTCTTTAAAAGAAATTGCTCAAAAAGCTTTTGAATATCTTCAGACTCATTCTGCTTTTGATACGGCTGCCTACGCTGTTTCTCTTCTTGAAGACAATCCGCTGTACAATGCCGGAATCGGCTCTCAGATCCAAAGTGATGGCGTTATTCGTATGAGTGCTGCCATTATGAATGGAGAAACTCAGAAATTAAGTGGAGTAATCAATATTCAGGACGTCAAGAACCCGGTTTTTGTTGCCAAAGATCTGATTGGGGAAGATGACAGGGTTTTAGGCGGAAGAGGAGCAAAACAATATGCGACAGAGCATGGTTTCGAAAACTTCTCTACGGAAATTCCACAAAGAAGAAGTGAATATGAGGCTAAACTCAATAATGGAGGAAAAGGAACGGTAGGTTGTGTAGCGATTGATAAGGAAGGAAAACTGGCAGTTGCCACTTCTACAGGAGGAAAAGGTTTTGAGATTCCCGGAAGAATATCAGATTCTGCCACGGTGGCCGGAAACTATGCCAATGCCTTCTGTGCCGTAAGTTGCACAGGTGTGGGGGAAGATATTGTCAGCAATGCTACCGCAGCCAAAATTGTAACTAGGGTTACCGATGGTATGAGCCTTCAAAATGCATTTACCAAAACATTTGATGAGCTTAAGGTCATTGACGGATTTGCAGGTGCCATCGCTATTGATAAAGAAGGAAATGTATATCATCAGGACTCCTATCCCACTATGGTCTTCGCCAGTTTCGACGGGGAAAACTTTGATATCTTTTCTTAA
- a CDS encoding PH domain-containing protein, with the protein MSEKSRLDEIREELEKLDISPTIFARKEIHELPDILSKDERIVYLVEGRNKINNHHIILVATDRRLIFVDKEFMYGLKVEDFSYGKISSIQYETALLLASIDIQVTDDVVEIDGVGKYHAELFCEKVRDFMSRPEEYTQHQSEPSVLDQLEQLGRLKESGVLSEEEFNDQKKKIIDKL; encoded by the coding sequence ATGAGCGAAAAATCAAGACTCGACGAGATAAGAGAAGAACTTGAAAAGCTGGATATCAGCCCTACCATATTTGCCCGAAAGGAAATTCATGAGTTACCGGATATTCTTTCAAAAGACGAAAGAATTGTTTATCTCGTTGAAGGCAGAAATAAAATAAACAATCATCATATCATTTTAGTAGCTACAGACAGAAGATTGATCTTTGTAGATAAGGAATTCATGTACGGATTGAAAGTAGAAGATTTCTCTTATGGCAAAATCAGTTCAATACAATACGAGACTGCATTATTACTGGCCTCTATAGATATTCAGGTTACTGATGATGTTGTAGAGATTGATGGAGTAGGAAAATACCATGCTGAGCTATTTTGTGAAAAGGTTAGAGACTTTATGTCCCGTCCTGAAGAATATACTCAACATCAATCTGAACCTAGCGTTTTAGACCAGCTGGAACAATTGGGAAGGTTAAAAGAAAGCGGAGTTTTGAGTGAAGAAGAATTCAATGATCAGAAGAAAAAAATTATAGATAAGTTATGA
- a CDS encoding ABC transporter permease translates to MIKEVVFRALNWRWYFTSFIALFIGVFCWLLILILPISSFTWNFFSAIPFLAAGVSFILGISRMFKKGEFKNGLWQCLLSFIMFFIIGGMFAFYPPKSPYKPYNNDIKNPKNVKFSMPLKLFSNEKELVEVTQPDILIYDYLQPGTYKYDVFLNRIEKGKVYLRVYDFNTNRILSEKEIKKQSMREVFNPSDELKEFSSGDKDFTVKEGDWGDYYGSRVEVWFQPDNPNEPERKLIEKNYIIQGN, encoded by the coding sequence ATGATAAAAGAAGTCGTTTTTAGAGCATTAAACTGGAGATGGTATTTTACCTCTTTTATTGCATTATTTATAGGCGTTTTTTGCTGGTTACTGATCCTTATTTTACCAATTAGCAGCTTTACATGGAACTTTTTCTCGGCTATTCCATTTTTGGCTGCGGGTGTAAGTTTTATATTGGGAATTTCAAGGATGTTTAAAAAAGGCGAATTTAAAAATGGGCTTTGGCAATGTCTTTTAAGCTTTATAATGTTTTTTATCATTGGTGGCATGTTTGCTTTTTATCCGCCTAAAAGCCCTTATAAGCCTTATAATAATGATATTAAAAACCCCAAAAATGTAAAATTTTCAATGCCTTTGAAGCTGTTTTCGAATGAAAAAGAGCTTGTAGAGGTTACCCAGCCTGATATCCTTATCTATGATTACTTACAGCCTGGAACTTATAAATACGATGTTTTCCTGAATAGAATAGAAAAAGGTAAGGTCTATTTAAGAGTCTATGATTTTAATACCAACCGGATTCTTTCCGAAAAAGAAATTAAAAAGCAATCGATGAGGGAAGTCTTTAATCCTAGTGATGAACTGAAAGAATTTTCAAGTGGTGACAAAGATTTTACAGTGAAAGAAGGAGATTGGGGAGATTATTATGGAAGCAGGGTTGAGGTTTGGTTTCAGCCGGACAATCCCAATGAACCTGAAAGAAAATTAATAGAGAAAAATTATATTATTCAGGGAAATTAA
- a CDS encoding PH domain-containing protein has product MSNTCSLCGTALTSMDTLLGENKLSDGGVICNKCLDKISYINQEVLYNLHQFNLDDIHKVIQNKKTEESSPAIRQENLPMTKEEEPQNISKEVYKRRKQKIKSELEKLNANLSVFTKGEVKELPYLISEDEKILAITDAQFVNTLAAGILLATSKRMISISKAMFGAAKINDYPNETIKSVSFLTDQRSPIIKLHLDERLVEFECFMDKEDAEAFYGIIRPIYNNPVQQSQEQASPVNVVTNTVANSIFSLDILEQLEKLGKLRESGILTDTEFTEQKRKLLEQLK; this is encoded by the coding sequence ATGAGTAATACTTGTTCATTGTGTGGGACAGCGTTAACATCTATGGATACGCTTTTGGGTGAGAATAAACTTTCTGATGGTGGTGTTATATGCAATAAATGTTTAGATAAAATAAGTTACATCAATCAGGAAGTGCTGTATAATCTTCATCAGTTCAACCTTGATGATATTCACAAAGTCATTCAAAATAAGAAAACAGAAGAAAGTTCACCTGCTATAAGACAGGAAAATCTTCCTATGACGAAGGAAGAAGAACCCCAAAATATTTCTAAGGAAGTATACAAAAGAAGAAAGCAGAAGATAAAATCAGAACTGGAAAAGTTGAATGCCAATCTTTCAGTATTTACAAAAGGAGAGGTTAAGGAACTTCCGTATCTAATTTCTGAGGATGAGAAAATCCTTGCCATTACAGATGCCCAATTTGTCAATACACTGGCCGCGGGAATACTGCTGGCGACCTCCAAAAGAATGATTTCTATTTCTAAAGCAATGTTTGGAGCAGCTAAAATCAATGATTATCCAAATGAGACGATAAAATCTGTAAGTTTTTTAACAGATCAGAGATCTCCAATCATTAAGCTGCACCTTGATGAAAGATTGGTAGAATTTGAGTGCTTTATGGATAAAGAAGATGCAGAAGCGTTCTATGGCATCATAAGACCCATTTATAACAATCCGGTACAGCAATCTCAGGAGCAGGCAAGTCCTGTAAATGTAGTTACAAATACAGTTGCAAACTCAATATTTTCCCTTGACATTCTTGAACAGTTGGAAAAACTGGGTAAATTGAGAGAAAGTGGTATTCTTACCGATACTGAGTTTACAGAACAAAAAAGAAAATTGCTGGAACAATTAAAATAA
- the hisS gene encoding histidine--tRNA ligase: MKPSLAKGTRDFTAQEVFRRKYIINILQNNFELFGFQPLETPSFENLSTLTGKYGEEGDRLIFKILNSGEYTAKVNQEDWDNKNHQKLTSQISDKALRYDLTVPFARFVAMNHGKLTFPFKRYQIQPVWRADRPQKGRFREFYQCDADIVGSESLFQEVDLVQLYLKSFADLKVPVTIHMNNRKILSGLAEYAGITDQLIDFTVALDKLDKIGKDGVVKELLERGISQESIDKLDFLFEQSDDALENLLLLKEKFTGNEIGLKGVEELEFVLTQSLNLGVDMQNLVFNITLARGLEYYTGAIFEVKADEVAMGSIGGGGRYDNLTEVFGVKNVPGIGISFGLDRIYLVMEELNLFPEEASSKIEYLFANFGGEETTEALRLIMQLRAKGISAELYPESAKLNKQFTYAEKKGIKNLVFLGEEELKNNTVTFKNLEIGEQKTVSLEEFLG, translated from the coding sequence ATGAAGCCAAGTTTAGCAAAAGGAACGAGAGATTTTACAGCACAGGAAGTTTTCAGAAGAAAATATATTATCAATATTTTACAGAATAATTTTGAATTATTCGGATTTCAGCCATTGGAAACCCCAAGCTTTGAAAATCTTTCTACGTTGACAGGAAAGTACGGAGAAGAAGGTGATCGATTGATTTTTAAAATTTTAAACTCAGGAGAATACACTGCAAAAGTAAATCAGGAAGATTGGGATAACAAAAACCATCAAAAGCTGACTTCACAAATTTCGGATAAAGCCCTTCGTTATGATCTTACTGTACCTTTTGCAAGATTTGTAGCCATGAATCATGGGAAATTGACTTTCCCTTTTAAACGTTACCAGATTCAACCGGTTTGGAGAGCAGACAGACCTCAAAAAGGTAGATTCAGAGAGTTTTATCAGTGTGATGCGGATATTGTAGGAAGTGAAAGCTTATTCCAGGAAGTAGATTTGGTTCAGCTGTATTTAAAATCATTTGCAGATCTGAAAGTTCCTGTAACGATTCACATGAACAACCGAAAAATCCTTTCCGGATTAGCAGAATATGCCGGTATCACAGATCAGCTGATTGATTTTACTGTAGCTTTAGACAAGCTTGATAAAATTGGAAAAGATGGTGTGGTAAAGGAATTACTGGAAAGAGGAATTTCTCAGGAATCAATCGATAAACTGGATTTCTTATTCGAACAATCTGATGACGCATTAGAAAATCTTCTTTTGCTCAAAGAAAAGTTTACAGGTAATGAAATAGGATTAAAAGGAGTTGAAGAACTTGAATTCGTACTTACACAATCTTTAAATCTTGGGGTTGATATGCAAAACCTTGTATTCAATATTACGTTAGCAAGAGGATTAGAATATTATACCGGAGCTATCTTTGAAGTAAAGGCAGATGAAGTGGCCATGGGATCCATCGGTGGAGGCGGTCGATATGACAATCTTACCGAAGTTTTTGGTGTTAAAAATGTTCCGGGAATCGGAATCTCTTTCGGATTAGACAGGATCTATCTGGTAATGGAAGAACTGAATCTTTTCCCTGAAGAAGCTTCTTCTAAGATAGAATATCTGTTTGCCAACTTTGGAGGTGAAGAAACAACAGAAGCTTTACGACTTATTATGCAATTGAGGGCCAAAGGAATTTCTGCAGAATTGTATCCGGAGAGCGCAAAATTGAATAAGCAGTTTACTTATGCTGAAAAGAAAGGTATTAAAAATCTTGTTTTCCTTGGAGAAGAGGAACTTAAAAACAATACCGTAACTTTTAAAAATCTGGAAATAGGAGAACAAAAGACAGTTTCTTTAGAAGAGTTTTTAGGATAA
- a CDS encoding SHOCT domain-containing protein, giving the protein MNSICALCGTPLTSADMLVGKNKLADGGYLCSGCFNKAIQINRDLINNLDQFYFAEITGMFLKSKIDASQNAGGTPFSTGNKYEYDAPTRLDEIKDQIVALNARLSVLANEEVNMLDTILDKNENLVAIAECIYLQNKREGIIFATPWRVVFIDKKILGGVVRNEFPIREIISIEHIEDLLYSILKVNIKGVSAEFKLHNKNDGRAFSSIVNGNIQNPETYQKPQTENLQAFQQNISGLVQEDVYATSKEASVTIFEQLEKLGKLREMGVLTEEEFAEQKKKLLDKL; this is encoded by the coding sequence ATGAATTCTATTTGCGCATTATGTGGAACTCCGTTAACATCTGCTGACATGCTTGTCGGGAAAAATAAGCTTGCAGATGGTGGTTATTTATGTTCCGGATGTTTTAATAAAGCCATTCAAATCAATAGAGATCTTATCAATAACCTCGATCAGTTTTATTTTGCTGAAATAACGGGGATGTTTCTTAAAAGTAAAATTGATGCCAGTCAAAATGCTGGCGGAACACCATTTTCCACGGGAAATAAATATGAATATGATGCTCCAACCAGGCTTGACGAAATTAAAGACCAGATCGTAGCTCTTAATGCAAGACTCAGTGTCCTTGCCAATGAAGAGGTCAATATGCTGGATACTATACTTGATAAAAACGAAAATCTAGTGGCGATTGCTGAATGTATCTATCTTCAGAATAAGCGGGAAGGGATTATCTTCGCAACACCATGGAGAGTTGTTTTTATTGATAAAAAGATTTTGGGAGGAGTGGTTCGAAACGAATTTCCTATTCGTGAAATTATTTCCATTGAGCACATTGAAGACTTACTGTATTCTATTTTGAAAGTCAATATTAAAGGTGTTTCAGCAGAATTTAAACTCCACAACAAAAATGATGGAAGAGCATTTTCTTCGATTGTAAACGGGAATATTCAAAATCCGGAAACATATCAAAAACCACAAACGGAAAATTTACAGGCATTTCAGCAAAATATTTCCGGCTTGGTTCAGGAAGATGTGTATGCAACAAGTAAAGAAGCTTCCGTAACTATTTTTGAACAATTGGAAAAACTGGGGAAATTAAGAGAAATGGGAGTTTTAACTGAAGAAGAGTTCGCAGAACAAAAGAAAAAGCTTCTTGATAAATTGTAA
- a CDS encoding class I SAM-dependent methyltransferase, giving the protein MEDYLEINKKSWNAKVEPHLKSDFYFVDEFLKGRTSLNSIELELLGDIQGKSILHLQCHFGQDSISLSRMGAKVTGIDLSDKAIEAGRDLAQKCSTDTEFICSDVYDLPNILDQKFDIVYTSYGTIGWLPDLEKWSRVISYFLKPGGQFIMAEFHPVVWMFDDDFTKVAYNYFNEKPIVETYEGTYADQSAPIVQEYVMWNHSLAETLDNLLKQNVKLETFREFDWSPYPCFKHVEEFEKGKWRIPQFGNKIPIVFALKAQKNEE; this is encoded by the coding sequence ATGGAAGATTACCTAGAAATCAATAAAAAATCCTGGAATGCCAAAGTAGAACCACATTTAAAGTCTGACTTCTATTTTGTAGATGAATTTTTAAAAGGCAGGACCTCATTAAATTCAATAGAGCTGGAGCTACTCGGAGATATACAAGGGAAAAGCATTCTTCACCTTCAATGTCATTTTGGGCAGGATTCTATTTCGCTTTCAAGAATGGGGGCAAAAGTTACCGGAATTGATTTGTCTGATAAAGCAATTGAAGCAGGAAGAGATCTGGCTCAAAAGTGCAGTACAGACACTGAGTTTATTTGCTCCGATGTCTATGATTTGCCTAATATTTTGGATCAGAAGTTTGATATTGTTTACACAAGTTATGGAACGATAGGCTGGCTTCCTGATCTGGAAAAGTGGTCCCGTGTTATCAGTTATTTTTTAAAGCCTGGTGGTCAATTTATTATGGCAGAATTTCATCCGGTGGTTTGGATGTTTGATGATGACTTTACAAAAGTAGCGTACAATTATTTCAATGAAAAGCCTATTGTAGAAACTTATGAAGGAACATATGCCGATCAATCAGCACCTATTGTACAGGAATATGTAATGTGGAACCATTCTTTGGCCGAAACTCTCGACAATCTGTTGAAGCAGAATGTGAAACTGGAAACCTTCCGTGAATTTGACTGGTCGCCATATCCTTGTTTCAAACATGTAGAAGAATTTGAAAAAGGGAAATGGAGAATTCCTCAGTTTGGAAATAAAATACCAATCGTTTTTGCTCTGAAGGCGCAGAAGAACGAAGAGTAA
- a CDS encoding polysaccharide lyase family 7 protein, protein MKNRFRNLIITGLLIISGSIDAQKNYSTVPADKFNLNAFNLQLPVEKNNSITIIKGAQIANFSSENFYFSPQDNSIRFFCTSDGKTTQGSHYPRTELRQTDEWHFDKQHILQVKMAVLTQPSTGKIIIGQIHGNSKGTEALKIWWNNGDLQVGYKKEINDKEQRITLLKNVALGQIFNYTIQQSNLEIQVKINQKIVTFDLGNSWKSESVYFKAGNYLQDNKQPVTSGMTAVYQISITK, encoded by the coding sequence ATGAAAAATCGTTTTAGAAATCTAATAATAACAGGACTTTTAATAATTTCAGGTTCTATTGACGCACAAAAAAACTATTCAACGGTGCCAGCAGATAAGTTTAATCTTAATGCTTTTAATCTTCAATTACCCGTTGAAAAAAATAATTCAATCACTATTATTAAAGGAGCACAAATAGCAAACTTTTCATCAGAGAATTTTTATTTTTCACCACAGGATAATAGCATTCGTTTCTTTTGTACCTCTGATGGCAAAACAACTCAAGGTTCTCATTACCCAAGAACAGAATTGCGCCAAACGGATGAATGGCATTTCGACAAACAACATATCCTGCAGGTAAAAATGGCTGTACTCACACAACCCAGCACAGGGAAAATTATTATTGGTCAAATACATGGTAATTCCAAAGGAACAGAAGCTTTAAAAATCTGGTGGAATAATGGTGACCTTCAGGTTGGATACAAAAAAGAAATCAATGATAAGGAACAGAGAATTACTCTTCTTAAAAATGTAGCTCTGGGACAAATATTTAATTATACTATTCAACAAAGCAATCTGGAAATTCAGGTGAAGATTAATCAGAAGATTGTCACATTTGATCTTGGTAACAGTTGGAAATCAGAATCAGTTTATTTTAAAGCAGGAAATTACTTACAGGATAATAAGCAACCCGTAACTTCAGGTATGACGGCTGTTTACCAAATCAGTATAACTAAGTAA
- a CDS encoding HPP family protein, protein MKKSLKRTFRVSKYVIYKETLVDYKEHFWSFLGAFFGIGLIAFIQSHSLTETENIFLIGSFGASSVLIYGAIQSPLAQPRNLVGGHVLSALVGVTVYKIVPDIIWLSAPLAVAFSIVLMQYTKTLHPPGGATALIAVSSTGKIPELGYWYVISPVLSGCIILLLVALFFNNVTPNRSYPTHSRFKKLLRKKHAHGHVNPHKLKK, encoded by the coding sequence ATGAAGAAGAGCCTAAAAAGAACGTTCAGAGTCTCAAAATATGTAATCTATAAAGAAACACTTGTTGATTACAAAGAACATTTCTGGTCATTCCTGGGAGCATTTTTTGGAATCGGATTGATTGCATTTATCCAATCTCATTCTTTAACAGAAACAGAAAATATATTTTTGATTGGTTCTTTTGGAGCCTCAAGTGTATTGATTTACGGAGCTATTCAAAGTCCTTTGGCACAACCCAGAAATCTGGTGGGTGGTCATGTACTTTCAGCCCTGGTAGGAGTGACGGTGTATAAAATTGTTCCCGATATCATCTGGCTTTCTGCACCTTTGGCAGTTGCCTTTTCTATTGTATTAATGCAATACACAAAAACCCTGCATCCACCAGGAGGTGCTACCGCCTTGATTGCGGTGAGTTCTACCGGAAAAATTCCGGAGTTAGGATATTGGTATGTTATCTCCCCTGTTCTCTCAGGATGTATTATCTTGTTGCTTGTAGCATTGTTTTTTAATAATGTTACTCCCAACAGAAGTTATCCTACACACAGTAGATTTAAAAAATTGCTTCGAAAGAAACATGCTCACGGACATGTGAATCCACATAAATTGAAAAAATAA
- a CDS encoding cyanophycinase, with translation MTKPVGKLIVIGGAVNKGSFAETDYDQNIEKNLNFFERGILRKIINESKNKENSIIEVVTTASQIPQIVGTEYKKAFEFLGAKNVNILDIHNREEANSDAMVARANAADVVMFTGGDQLRLTSILGGTRFHDTILLKYQEQDFIYSGTSAGAAAASENMIYQGSSSEALLKGEIKTTQGLGLIDNVIIDTHFVQRGRIGRLFQAVVNNPRTLGIGLGEDTGLFIHNDVMTAVGSGLVILVDGRFIKDTNLTNINLGEPISIDNLTVHVMSMNDHYDLITKTLTIENSQFNPIPQDK, from the coding sequence ATGACGAAACCTGTTGGCAAATTAATAGTTATTGGAGGAGCTGTAAACAAAGGAAGTTTTGCAGAAACCGATTACGATCAGAACATCGAAAAGAATCTTAATTTTTTTGAACGAGGAATCTTACGAAAGATCATCAATGAATCAAAAAACAAAGAAAATTCTATCATAGAAGTTGTAACTACGGCTTCTCAGATACCACAGATCGTAGGTACAGAATATAAAAAAGCTTTTGAATTTCTAGGGGCAAAAAATGTAAACATTCTTGACATTCACAATCGTGAAGAAGCCAATTCTGATGCCATGGTGGCTAGAGCCAATGCAGCAGATGTAGTGATGTTTACCGGTGGAGACCAATTGAGATTAACATCTATTCTGGGTGGAACCAGATTTCATGATACAATTTTACTAAAATATCAGGAACAGGATTTTATCTATTCCGGAACTTCTGCGGGAGCCGCCGCTGCATCTGAAAATATGATTTATCAGGGAAGCAGCTCTGAAGCTTTGTTGAAAGGCGAAATCAAAACTACTCAAGGATTGGGTTTAATTGATAATGTTATCATTGATACCCACTTTGTACAGAGAGGTAGAATCGGGCGTCTTTTCCAGGCTGTGGTTAATAATCCTAGAACACTGGGAATTGGATTAGGTGAAGATACGGGGCTTTTCATTCATAATGATGTCATGACCGCTGTTGGATCCGGACTGGTAATTCTTGTAGACGGAAGATTTATTAAAGATACCAACCTTACCAATATTAATCTTGGAGAACCTATCTCTATTGATAATTTAACGGTACATGTAATGTCTATGAATGATCATTACGATCTTATCACAAAGACATTGACTATTGAAAATTCACAATTTAATCCGATACCGCAGGATAAATAG
- a CDS encoding HRDC domain-containing protein: MMKVKIFKIRLPEEFLYRDQKMLDDFLEVNDIIKVETAFVGDERYWSVILYFEEQKLVKNIVKEPKMIKYSAENDLLSANEEQILDALKLWRSEKAREQNLPTYFIASNKELMSVAKYKPAKKEELLEIKGFGKHKIENYGEEILDILESV; this comes from the coding sequence ATGATGAAAGTGAAAATTTTTAAAATAAGACTCCCCGAAGAATTTCTCTACCGGGATCAGAAAATGCTCGATGATTTTCTGGAAGTGAATGATATTATAAAAGTAGAAACAGCTTTTGTAGGTGATGAACGCTATTGGTCCGTAATATTATATTTTGAAGAACAAAAATTGGTGAAAAATATAGTAAAAGAACCCAAAATGATTAAATATTCTGCAGAAAATGATCTTCTGAGCGCCAATGAAGAGCAAATTCTGGATGCATTGAAACTCTGGCGATCTGAAAAAGCCAGGGAGCAGAATCTCCCCACTTATTTTATTGCAAGCAATAAAGAATTAATGTCTGTGGCCAAATATAAACCGGCTAAAAAAGAGGAATTACTTGAGATCAAAGGATTCGGGAAGCATAAAATTGAAAACTATGGCGAAGAGATACTGGATATTCTTGAAAGTGTCTGA
- a CDS encoding single-stranded DNA-binding protein — translation MSLRNKVTLIGYTGKEVEMVNFENGNVKASVSLATSDHYTNAKGEKVEETQWHNLIAFGRVAEILEKYVPKGKEIAIEGKLTYRSYDDKDGVKRYITEIRVDEILLLGGK, via the coding sequence ATGTCACTAAGAAACAAAGTAACATTAATCGGTTACACAGGTAAAGAAGTAGAAATGGTAAACTTCGAAAATGGAAATGTAAAAGCAAGTGTATCTCTGGCAACAAGCGACCATTACACGAATGCCAAAGGAGAAAAAGTAGAAGAAACCCAATGGCACAATCTGATTGCATTCGGAAGGGTAGCAGAAATACTGGAGAAGTACGTACCAAAAGGAAAGGAAATTGCCATAGAAGGAAAACTTACGTACCGATCCTATGATGATAAGGATGGCGTAAAAAGATACATCACAGAAATTCGTGTAGACGAAATCCTGCTTTTGGGAGGTAAATAA
- a CDS encoding GNAT family N-acetyltransferase, which translates to MKDKAEIVENWLKGWCLSREVSLPVHYKSGFFVFVGDEKQKERYVFPEPNEDFFHLANSIDEPWVYLKVSTSPDQFIENIPEKWELQPQGYLMTCFHPMIFPEISLAEGYHLEFSEYNTTFVVRIVAENGEQASIGRVSLIDDVAVYDRIVTEIDHQRKGLASFLLKELEKIALSKGFSNNLLVATEEGRLLYETLGWKVYCLHSSIVIPSEN; encoded by the coding sequence ATGAAGGATAAAGCAGAAATCGTAGAAAACTGGCTTAAAGGATGGTGTTTATCAAGAGAAGTATCTCTTCCTGTTCATTATAAGTCGGGATTTTTTGTCTTCGTGGGAGACGAAAAACAAAAAGAACGTTATGTTTTTCCTGAACCCAATGAAGACTTTTTTCACCTGGCCAACTCAATCGATGAACCCTGGGTTTATCTGAAAGTAAGTACCTCTCCTGATCAGTTTATAGAAAATATTCCCGAAAAATGGGAACTTCAGCCACAGGGATATCTGATGACCTGTTTTCATCCGATGATTTTCCCAGAAATCAGTCTGGCAGAAGGATATCATTTGGAATTTTCTGAGTACAATACAACTTTTGTTGTCAGAATTGTTGCTGAGAATGGTGAACAGGCTTCAATAGGTCGTGTTTCTTTAATAGATGATGTTGCCGTTTATGATCGGATTGTTACCGAAATAGATCATCAAAGGAAAGGACTGGCTTCTTTTTTATTGAAAGAACTGGAGAAAATAGCTTTATCAAAAGGATTTTCAAATAATCTCCTGGTTGCAACAGAAGAAGGAAGGTTATTGTATGAAACTTTAGGCTGGAAAGTGTATTGCTTACATTCTTCAATTGTAATTCCATCTGAAAATTAA
- a CDS encoding YtxH domain-containing protein produces MGNKTKGLLALLGLGALAYWKYKNSSPEDQQAVKDKINTAKDNLNKWGSDLKSKANDVASQVQNKVDEAKTKAEDTLS; encoded by the coding sequence ATGGGAAACAAGACAAAAGGTTTATTAGCTTTATTAGGTTTAGGTGCTTTAGCATACTGGAAATATAAAAATTCGTCTCCTGAAGACCAACAAGCTGTAAAAGACAAAATCAATACAGCAAAAGACAACCTTAACAAATGGGGAAGTGATCTAAAAAGTAAAGCCAATGATGTTGCTTCTCAGGTACAGAATAAAGTTGATGAAGCTAAAACAAAGGCTGAAGATACTTTAAGCTAA